The following nucleotide sequence is from Salvia splendens isolate huo1 chromosome 2, SspV2, whole genome shotgun sequence.
ACAGTTGTCATGTGTTCCATTGAGTTCGAAAAAGAATATTGGGGCTTCATCTAGTGGGTGTCATGTCACCACACACCATACATGGTGCATGCGAAGTGTTGTCGCAGAAAGAGTGTAATTAATAAAGTTATGTGGATATTATGTCTGAATTTGTAACTTAGCCAAGAATTTAATGTCTGATCCAGCACCCCTAATGCTTGAAGATAGTCTAAATTTTCTGAAGACTCGACAAAAGCAAAGTATACTCTTAATTGGTCGTGGAGTGATAATCTGCTAAAACTAATTTATGAAGTCACAGTGAGTCTATGAACATCGTAGCATTTCATGCTGCTAGCCTTATGTCTTACAAGGTGACCCGAGCTTGTTCTTCTCTTTTATGTGCATCCACATCAGCATTCTTGTTGGTAGACTGGCAGCAGAGACTGGAGTTGGAGTTAATTGTTCTATAGATTGTTTGACATGTTTTATACTGGGATATCAATCAGCATTTCCCAGAAGAATCTGGGTATATCTGACTTGGATGCTGCCTTATTAGTTGGTAAGGGATTCAATTATTGGCTTTTTGTTTATTTGATGTGTCAATTTGATTAACTATTAACTGTTTCTGGTCGTGGCAACTGCTCTCCGAACATAAGATTTTTTAATTGTGGCGAATACATCAATGAGAATAAGATCATGCAAGTTGAATTGTTGGTGTTGCTTTTGCTTCAAATGGTTTGGTTTTATAATCTGTTTCACAGTATCTATTAGTCTATCATCATATTTTGATAACGGCACTTATTCTGAAATGAAGTTTCTTTTTTGCAGACTCAGAAGTTCGCTATGGCTTCAGTTTAAACCTCACCAGATAGCTGCTGGTGCTGCCTACCTTGCTGCCAAATTCCTAAATATGAATCTTGCTTCATGTGATAGCATCTGGAATGAGTTCCACACACCACCATCTGTACTCAAAGGTATCACAGTAACAATACTCTGTTTCTTGATATTTTTGTCTGATTTTaacttgaataaaataaaaaaaaaagacagaCCCTAATGGCATTAAACTAACTGGAATGCCTAAAATTGTTCTTGTTGGGAGTTTAATCAGGGATTTACACCATAGGTGTTGAATGGCGTTGTTTCGCAGCGAGTCATTACCTAATGACTATTCAAAGTTTATTCAGTATATTGAGTCATTACCTAATGACCATTCAAAGTTTATTCAGTATATTGCTGCGGAAAAAGCATATCCTTGTTGAGAATTCTAGTATCTGATtatgaaaatttattaaaaagcTCCATGTGGAAGATTTAAGTGTAATAAATTACCAGAAAATCAGAACGGCTGTTTGGGATGGTGATGAGAGTGTTATTGCATACTTGTCAACTTTTTATGCATTCAGATATCTTAGCTCGTCTATCGTTATAACTTGCTTGCAACTCTATGTTGCAGATGTTGCCCATCAGCTGATGGAGCTATTGTAGAAGATCCAGGATGAACTGCATAAGATCCCAACTTACATTACCATACATTCCCACACTACTCAAGTTCATCGCGATTTTATAGAAGTAAGCATTTGTTAGTGTCAACAGAATGCTTCCATATGCCACACTAATAGTAGGTAAATATTTTGCGCAACTCCCCTTGTATCATTGTATGCGCCAAAGATTGAATCTTAATACTTTTGACTTTATGTTGAAGTTTTTCTGCATTAAAGATAATGTAACTTGTTGGAGTGTATTCTTATGTGTATACGTATCAcctaatgtattttttttttattcagcTTTAGGTTGCTTGGCTTTTTGTATtgctatgttttttttgttttagattTGTTTTGTTTGCCCCCCCAAAAATATGAATGGGTTTAGTAAATAGAACATTTTATTGACTATTAAAGAAATACAGTAAAATCTAAATGTAGTCTTTTTTTTAAAGAGAATTTGAGATTGCACTCGTGCATTACTATCTACGTAATACATTATCTACTAAAATCCATTAATTTTCTTAAACAAACTAGTccaattacataattaatatgCTAAAAAAACTTACAAATTGTGTtcaattattgttatttttacaTTCTTTCGTCAATTTTTACGTACTCCTGTTAGTTTGATTGAAGTTATAAGTTGAGGTTGGTATATAAGATGTAACAGGCTAATGATGAGACCTAATTCAAATGGCGAAATTGAGAAATCGAATATTTTTCGTTTTGATGAAATcccaattgaaaattgaaacaaGCTTACTTGTATGGCACATACAAAGAttcaaaagaaaagagaaatgaaaatgaagaaaCAGCATGTGCCAAAGCACTAGTAATAAAGAGTATATTCAAGCCATCCCATATTCACTCCCTTCCTCTTTGTAGAAGCTGCTCCACACAGGATGCTTCTTCCATAGCCTCTCCTCCACCTGATCGATCGGAATCCCTTTTGTCTCCGGCAGCAAGAAGAGCACGAACAGCCCCATCGCCACAATCCatgccgagaagaagaagaatattTGAGACCTCATGTGGCACAACATCGACAGGAATGCCTGGGCGATCACGAACGTGAATATCATGTTCGTGCTCACCGCAAAGGCAAACCCCGCCGCCCTCGTCTCTATCGGGAATATCTCACTCGGGATCAGCCACCCCATCGGCCCCCATGACCACGCAAACGACATCACAAAAGTGCACACCAGTatcaccaccaccgccgccagcCCTTTGCTCATCGTCCCCGTCGCCTGCAATTCTTATTCTCAGTTTGGTAGAGTAGATAAGTCACAGCCAGAAGACTTATCCAAACTCAAGTTAAGTTACCATGTTTGGTAGGGTGGAATCCCTATCCACCCACCCTATCAACCAAACATGCTAACAACTAAATCTACTAAATGTTGTGCATCTTAGTAATACATACCTGGAGGTGCGTGGACAAAATCACTCCGATAGCCATTTGGGACACGAACATCTGGCACGACGCTTGCAAAAGCAGCTTCCGCCTACCAATCTTGTCCACGGCGTATATGGAGACAAAGGTGGCTCCGACGTTCACAAGGCCGGTGATGACAGAGGAAAGCAAGGAGGCGTGGGAGTTAAAGCCGAGCGTCCGGAAGAGAACAGGGGCGTAGAACATGATAGCGTTGATTCCTGTGAACTGCTGGAACACTTGTATTATGGTGCCCACGAACAACGGTGGGAAGTTCGAACGCTTGAACAATCTCCTGAAGTGGTGCTTCCCCTGTTTCGCTTGCTCTGCCGCCGCCAATATCTGCTCAAACTCCGCGTCCACGTCGTCAACCCCACGGATAATCCGCAGGGCTTCTCTCCCTTCTTCCTTCCTCCCCATCTCCACTAGACTCGGCGGAGTCTCCATGATGAATAGGGAACCTGCCAAAAGGACTAGGCCTGGCACCGCCGCTAGGCCTAGCGACACGCGCCACCCGTTCGGGTGGATCATCACCGTGGCGTAGTTTATCAGGTTGGCGATGAAGATCCCTATCGTCACAAATAGTTGAAACAGGATGTTTACAGCCCCCCTATGTTGCTGGGGGGCGATCTCCGTTAAAAATAGAGGAACTGCCTGCATTCAGTAGTTTTGCAACCATCAGTCTTAACTAATGAGTGTAGACAAAATCCTCCGTATATGAAACACTATTTTGAAACAGACAGTCTAATTATGACGTAGATGTCAGTTTCAAAATAGTGTTTTATGGAACATAGGAAATTTGAACATGACCTAAAATTAGCATAGTTACTCATTGTTACCTACTTCATTTGCGAACCCGACGCCAACCCCAAAAAGGATCCTCCCCGCGATAATCATCCGCTTCTTCTCTGCGGATGCACAGATGATGGCGCCCGCGATGAAGAAG
It contains:
- the LOC121769016 gene encoding sugar transport protein 8-like, with product MASREPHYKSKITPYVFACWILAAFGGLMFGYDIGISGGVTAMDDFLVKFFPHVHERKLHAQEDNYCRYDDELLQLFTSSLYLAALIASFFASKACTKLGRKPTITMASTFFIAGAIICASAEKKRMIIAGRILFGVGVGFANEAVPLFLTEIAPQQHRGAVNILFQLFVTIGIFIANLINYATVMIHPNGWRVSLGLAAVPGLVLLAGSLFIMETPPSLVEMGRKEEGREALRIIRGVDDVDAEFEQILAAAEQAKQGKHHFRRLFKRSNFPPLFVGTIIQVFQQFTGINAIMFYAPVLFRTLGFNSHASLLSSVITGLVNVGATFVSIYAVDKIGRRKLLLQASCQMFVSQMAIGVILSTHLQATGTMSKGLAAVVVILVCTFVMSFAWSWGPMGWLIPSEIFPIETRAAGFAFAVSTNMIFTFVIAQAFLSMLCHMRSQIFFFFSAWIVAMGLFVLFLLPETKGIPIDQVEERLWKKHPVWSSFYKEEGSEYGMA